One genomic region from Equus asinus isolate D_3611 breed Donkey chromosome 8, EquAss-T2T_v2, whole genome shotgun sequence encodes:
- the LOC139039695 gene encoding glutathione S-transferase A2-like — protein MAAKPKLHYFNGRGRMEPIRWLLAAAGVEFEEEFLETSKDLEKLRNDGSLMFQQVPMVEIDGMKLVQCRAILNYIAAKYNLYGKDTKERALIDMYIEGVADLNEVYIHLILTPPSEKAAKITEIKDKTTNRYLPAFEKVLKSHGQDYLVGNRLSRADIHLVELLYTVEELDPSLLANFPLLKALKARISNLPTVKKFLQPGSPRKPPMDEKNLAKAKEIFHLK, from the exons ATGGCAGCGAAGCCCAAGCTTCACTACTTCAATGGACGAGGCCGAATGGAGCCGATCCGGTGGCTCCTGGCTGCCGCTGGAGTCGAG tttgaagaagaatttctggaaACTTCGAAAGACTTGGAAAAGCTAAGAAATG atGGGAGTTTGATGTTCCAGCAGGTGCCAATGGTCGAAATTGATGGGATGAAGCTGGTGCAGTGCAGAGCCATTCTCAACTACATCGCCGCCAAATACAACCTCTATGGGAAAGACACCAAGGAGAGAGCCCT gattgaCATGTACATAGAAGGTGTGGCAGATCTGAATGAAGTGTACATTCATTTGATCTTAACTCCACCCAGTGAAAAAGCTGCCAAGATTACCGAGATCAAAGACAAAACAACAAATCGTTATTTGCCTGCATTTGAAAAA GTGTTAAAGAGCCACGGACAAGACTACCTGGTTGGCAACAGGCTGAGCAGGGCTGACATCCACCTGGTCGAACTTCTCTACACTGTTGAAGAGCTTGACCCCAGCCTTCTGGCCAACTTCCCTCTGCTGAAG GCCCTGAAAGCCAGAATCAGCAACCTGCCCACCGTGAAGAAGTTTCTGCAGCCTGGCAGCCCGAGGAAGCCTCCAATGGATGAGAAAAATTTAGCAAAAGCAAAGgagattttccatttaaaataa